ATTGTATCACCATTTACTGAAATATTAATCGCTGATTGAATTGTCGGTTGCTCTGCCGGAACATTGATTATTGTCGCTGAAAGACTAAAGAAAAATAGAAATGACAGTAATGATATTACATTTCTTTTTTTCCAAAGATTTCCTGAAAGTTTTGTTTGACTATTTTTAAGCATATTATCCTCCTTCAATTAAAGACAATTCACGAAATAAATTCCTGCTAAATTTCGCTTTTTCAATTATTTTATTTTGATACTGGATAGACTTCGTCCCCATTACTTACTTTTTTTTGGAGTGCAATAACCGTGTTATTGCTAAACGACAAAGTCGTTTCCCATTTTAAAATATTACAGATATTTTATTCCAAAATCTCAATCAGGATGATTGAGTTACTCTCTCAAACAAAATTGTTTGAGTTACAAAACATCTAAAACCATCTCAACAGTTTCATCTACTGAAATATCTGAAGTCTCAATTTTGATTGAATCATGTTCCGGATATGATTTCAGATATTCGATACTTTTCCTGATTTCTTCATCACTTCTTTTACCTCTTTTCATTCTCTTTAGAAGTTCATTTTCTGAACACATCAAGGTGATTTTCTTCAATTCGAAATTGGTTGACTGGAGTTTATTCAATAAAATCTTATAAATATATTCCTGATGGATTATCCAACTGAAGATCACATACTCAAAGGTTGGATTTTTCAGGAAATTTTTTAGAAGATGAGTGATATTATCCTCAACCATCCTCTTGTTTTCTTCCGTCACTTTGAATGGATTCATCATCCAGCACCAATCTCCATCGAGCCAGATGCTGTTTTCGAGTTTTTTATACAATTTTTCGCAGACTGCTGTTTTTCCCACTCCGAGAGTTCCGTTGATGATTAATAGTTTTTTTGTCATTTTTTCCTTCTTTTTGAAACCACGAATTAACACGAATTTTCACGAAATAAACTTGAGTTAAGTTCGGCTTTAGCCGAATCTTGACTTAAGTTGACAACCTCGATTCCAATCCAACCATTGCGAAGGTCGAGAGAAGCAGGAAGTTTCACAACCTTCGCAAGGTGTTACTCGAACCGAACATTTTCGAGATCAACCAGCAATTCATCCTCGATTTCCTTTTCCGAAAAAATGAAAAAACAGGGATTCAAAAATTTAGTTTCTCTATCTCTACAGTTGATTTTTTCATCCATCCAGGTGGATATAATTTTTGTATCAAGATACATCGAATTTTTCCTGTTTTCGGAAAAAGTTTTGATTTGTAGAATTTCCGAACGATTTTGACCTCGAAAAATCGCACTCTTTTTCGTTGTTACATTGTATTGTTTTTTTCCTCCGAAAATTTCTGTTCCGGAACTTGCTCCGGAGTTATTTATAAAGGAAGAATTCTTCAAATTTTCATCAGGTTTCAGGAAACAGGCTATTTCAAACGGCTCGTGAGAAATGTATTCCCCCGTATTTTGAAATATCTCGGAAATGCAGAACATCACCGGAACATCCGGCAGAAGCAAAAAATATTGTTTTACTTTCAGACCTTTAAATTTCTCATTCTTCTCAAATTCATATTCGATATTTATGCCCTGCCAATCATTCCCCAAAATATCAGATTTTTCCACAAACTGAACTCGATACTTTTCTTTGAGTAAAGCCTTCTCATTCAACCTTTCCGAAATCAGGTAAATCCCGCCGAACCAGGGATTCCACCAGGATTTTGCTTTAGTTTTTGGATAAGAAGAATCCAGCCATTCAGTTCCGTTGTATAACATTGAAAACAAAACCGGTCCGAATTTATCAGATGCTTTCAAAGAAATGATTCCGTTGCTGACCGAATGAATATCTTCATTTTTGGAATAATCGACTTTCCCTTTCCCGATCGGAAAACACGCCTTTTTTTTACTGAATTTCAGGTAATTCAAATTCGCTTTCATTTCAGCAATATCAAAACCAACCTGCTTTGTGATCTTTGTTTCCAGATTGATTTCTTCACTTTTATCTTCCCTGAATTTTCCTTTAACTTTTGAGAAAATTTCATTTTTTGAAGAAATCTCGATATTTCCTTTGGGATTTTTTTTCTTAAATTCTCTGATAGAAAAGCGGATTTTATCTTTCACAAACGGATTACCCTTGTTTATCTCAAAATGAAAACTATCCAGTATTCTTTCCTTTTTCAGATGTTTCTGTCTGGCAAATTCCCGTAAATCTTGAAAGTTCTGGAAAGTATTTAAAGTAAAATAAACCGGTTCAGTTGTGACTTTTTCTCCCGATTTCAATTTACCAAGTTTTATCTCAAAAAATTGCTCCCAATCTCCCAAATGAAGCGGACTTTTTTCATTCCAAACCAAGCCGAAAGTTGCCTGTTCCAACTTTGAGAACAACCATGGTTCAGTGATTTTCTCCCAATTCCAATTCATTGCTCCATTCATAATATCGGATTTTGTTTCCACCAGTTTTCCTTCATAAGGTAAGATTGTATGAACGAGAGGAATTCCGATATTGTATTTGAATTCGAGATTTTTCTGCATCTGTTTTTTGCCGTTAAACTCAAATTCCATCCATCTTTTCAGCATTCCGTTTGGATACAATTCAAAGCAGATTTTAAACTTCACATCTTTAAATTTTTCAGAAGAATAAAAAATCACAAAGCGGGAAATTGAACCTTCCGACGAATACTCGACCTTGTCATACTGCTTCTTGTTGAATTCATCATGATAAGGCTTTCCAAGTTTGGGAAATTGCATCGTGATTCTTCCAGGCGTGATTGCATCCCATATAAAAACGCGATTTATAAAGTCGGAATACCGAATACCCAGAACATATTTTCCGTTGGCAATGATATGAAATTTCATCGTTTTGCCGTAAAACATATCTGTGTGAGTATAAAAAGTCGATTCCAGTTTTCGTTTGAAAAACAGTTCACAGTTTTGCTTTGCGACTTTCACCTCGATTTCATGCGCATAAACACAACCTTTATGCAGAATATATTTAATTGGAATCGACATCTTCTCTTTTGATTTGAGAGCGATTTCAAATTTCTTTTTGGAGAATCCGACAATATCAGTTTCGGGAATTTCAAAACTGAAAGTTGCATCTTCATCAAAGCAATTCTCAATATCGAGAAACATCTCCGATTCAGTATTTTTGAAACAAATCCCACTTTTTTTAGATAACTTAATCTTTGCCGGAAATTTTGGTTCGATTCCCACTTTGAAAGACGATTTTTTCCCGTTCACAGAAATTTCGGTTATCACATTCGGATGATTCTTCCAGATA
This window of the Candidatus Cloacimonadota bacterium genome carries:
- a CDS encoding nucleotide kinase, producing the protein MTKKLLIINGTLGVGKTAVCEKLYKKLENSIWLDGDWCWMMNPFKVTEENKRMVEDNITHLLKNFLKNPTFEYVIFSWIIHQEYIYKILLNKLQSTNFELKKITLMCSENELLKRMKRGKRSDEEIRKSIEYLKSYPEHDSIKIETSDISVDETVEMVLDVL